In the genome of Caldisphaera lagunensis DSM 15908, the window CTTAGTTCTAATCTTCTTGGAATGCCCCATGGTACCAGGCTATCTAGCATTCTACTCATTCCTGGCCTTGGTATTTTATCAACAATTCCCCCAATAAGAAATGCATCTGCTGTTAAGACATCTTCAGGTTTTAAAGGATTTGGTGCATCAGGTCTTAATATAATTACCTTATCAGCATCAAATCCCCAAAGTATTTCGCTTGGCCTTGCATTAGAGATAGAGACTTTGTTATATCCTAGAACTTCTAATAACCATTTACTTGTCTCCTCATCAGCTCCTGTTATTGCTAAATGAGCATCCCATAAATATTCTCTTAGTGTTGATAAGCTTACTCCTATTTGGAGTCTCAACTTAGCTAATTCTTCAGGGGTATGTATAAATTTCATGCTCATATCTATAACAAATAAAGGTAAGGGGGGCTGTGGTAAATAATCAAGCAAAGATCTCCATGAGAGTGATTTTACATTTGGATTTACTTTTCTACTAACAACAACATCCGCGCTTTCTGTTCCATCGGAATATAATATAATTTTTTTATTTCCTTTCCACTCTTCAGAATAGATTTCCTTTCCACGATATGTTTCATCTTCTATAAAAGAATATTCTCTTATTAAAGTTTCTGTAGCTAAATACTGAAAACCTAATCTACTTATTTTATTTAATTCAAGCCATTCTCTTGATCCTATTTTTGAATATCCATAATTATCCATGAATTTCAAAAGCGCTTCAAATGGTCTGTTGTTTATTGCAGATTTACTCGTCTTTTACACCCCTATTTCATGAAATCTTGAAGGGATTTGGAGGTTCTTTTACTTTTCTTAATATAGTATTCTGTGCCTTTTAATGTTTCCCATGAATATCTTATAAATAAGGGTTTGTATCCTTTTTTCAATTCTGAAAAAACATAATCAATTGTTTCTGGATCTGATGGGTATCCACTTCCCTTAACGCCATATAATTTTCTTAATATTTCAATTCTTCTATCTCTAATGACTTTTGCTATTATGCTCGCAGCAGATACGACTGGATAATTAACATCTGCTTTAGGCTCAACTATCAAATCACCTTTAAATCCTAGTTGTTTCAGTTTTGATGGCATTAATTTTAGATACCCAAACTTATCTATAATTATTGATTTTATCTCAAATATATTCCCAATTTGTCTTTTTAAATTTAAAATATTTTGTATTGCTGCTTTCTCTTCTAATGTGTTTATATTATTTCTATCAATATCATATGGTTTTATAGGAATAACTGAAAATAATCCTTTTCTGATTAGAATCTCATACAAATTTTCTCTCTGATTTGGTGTAAGCATCTTGCTGTCTTTAACTCCAATTTCTTTTAAAAAATCAATATCATTTTCGCGTATAGCATAAGATCCTACCATAAGCTCTCCAATAATGCTTCCCCTTCCTGCTTCATCTATTCCTATTATCCACTTGGCTCTATTAACCATTCTATGCCCCAAAATTATATTTTAGTTAAAATTAATATATATTATGAGTTGTTATTAAGACTGTAATCCTTGTTGAACATTTTGCATGTTTTTCTTCCATTCTTCAACAACATCATATCCATAAACTTCTTTTAGTAATTCTCTACCTTCCTCGCTAACCATATCAGGATTCCAAGGAGGTTCAAAAGTAACTTCTATATCTATGTTATCATCAATATCCGGAATTCTGTCTTTTATTGCTTCTTCAACATATGCTAATATTGATCCTGTTACTGGGCATCCTATAGCTGTTAAAGTCATTACTATCATAACCTTAGGTTTATTATTGACATATTTGGCTTCTATTTGATAAACTAAACCTAAATCATAAACATTTACTGGTATTTCTGGATCATATACTTCCTTTAATGCGTCCTCAACCTTCCTTATTAGTTCATTATCTCCTGAAACTTCTAGGTTTGGAGGTCTTTTACTCTCTTTAATTTGCTCAGACATTTCGATCCCTGATAATTATTGTATTTGGAAGTTAAAAATAGAAGTCAATACTTTACTTATATTTTATTTTTATAAATTTTATAAATAATATAAAATGATATATATGGGGATGCCACCATTATAGCAATTCCAGCCCATAATAATTTTTGATTATAAAAAAATTTTGAATTTATAATGATTATGAATACTCCAATTAATGCGATAACTATGGTTAGGATTATTTGTTTATTAACAATACTCCTCAGATATTTTTCCATTGAGCTTTTTTGCTTCTTCTTTGACAATTTGCAATGCACCCTCAGCCTTTTTCCTTGCTTCTTCCTTATTTTTATCAGATACAAGTACTTTTATTTCAAGTATTGGCTTACTTACTTCAATTCCTTTAGGATGACTTTTTATATATAAATTAGAAAATTTTTTATCAACTTGTTCTAAAATTGGAGCAATTGATGATTCTGGAACCCCTTCTAATTTAAAGCCGCATTCAATAACAGATATTGGCGGTAATATCTTATTTATTTTGTTTATTACTTCTTCTTCAAATATCGCCTCCATTTCCTTAGGTACTCCTGGCAATGAAATTACAATTTTATTATTTATTTCCAAAAACAATCCTGGGGCAGTACCTGCAGAATTGTTTAAAGGAATTCCACCTTCTGGTAGATACGCCATCTTTTCTCTTTCTTTTGTCATGGGTAGATTAGACTTTTCAAATTTTGCCTTTATCATATTATAAGCAATTGGATTCAATACAAGTTTTTTATTAACAGCCTTTGCAACAGCATCAATTGTTTTATCATCATAAGTAGGCCCTAATCCACCAGTTGTTATAATTAAATCTGCATTATTTAATCCTCTTCTCAATTCTTCAATAATATCATCAATTTCATCTGGTACCGTAATAATTCTGGTTACTTTAACTCCTAAGAATGTTAAACGTTTTGATAGCCATGTTGCATTTGTATTTGTTATCCTTCCTATTAAAATTTCATTTCCAATAGATAATATCCAGGCCTTAACTTCATTTTTTATCATTTTTACCCCTTATATTATTGATTATAAGATAGTTTATATGTTTTTGAAAATAAAAATCTCGGCCAGTTATATGGACCGGCCGGGATTTGAACCCGGGGCCTCTCGGATGCCAACCGAGCGCTCTTCCAGTCTGAGCTACCGGCCCTCAATTTTAATGATTATAAAAAAGGATTTATAAATATAAGCATGTCTTACCAAAAATAAAGAAATTCGATAATAAGGTTTATGCATATGTTATATTTGAAATTGTTATTAAATATTAAGTCATGATATTAATTCCTTTTTATATAAGAATATTAAAAAATTAGTTGAATAAAAAATTAGTATGCTGAATTATAGAGTTTATCAAGATTTCCTTTTATTTCTTAATGCTGATAAAACAGCACCAACAGCTATTATTATAGATGAGATTAAATAAAGTCTTCTAAGTCCTAAAATGAAGAACTGAGCTGATATTTGATAATTTGTAATAGCTACTCCAGTAAATATAGATGATAGCACATTTTTTGGAATATATGATGCAACTATTAAGCTTGCAATTGCGAGGCTTAAAGACTGACCTAAAAACCTCATGAGATTTAAAGATCCAGAAGCAACACCTAATTTATCTTTCGTTACCGAACCCATAACTGCACTTGTGTTTGGTGATGAGAATAATCCCATTCCTACTCCTATAATAATCATCCTAAGAGATACATCGAATAAAGTTGCCTTAAGACCTAGTGGGATCAAAAGTAATAAGCCAACCATTATTAAAAGCATACCTGTTGTAGCTAATAATCTTGAGCCAATCTTATCGGAAAGCCAACCACTAATTGGAGACAATATTACCATTGATAACGAAAGAGATATCAATGCGATGCTTGTTATCAGAGGAGAAAATATTAAAATTATTTGCATATAAAATGATATGAAAAATGATAAGTAAAAATAACCAGTATAATTAAGGAGAGCAGCCAAATTTCCTGCTGTAAACATGACATTGTTTTTTAGCAAATTAACATCTAATATTGCTTTATATGAGTTTTTATACTCATAGGCCAAAAATAATCCAAACACTGTTAAACCAAATATGGAAAATAATATGGAATAAATATTCCACCCTATAAATGATCCGTAAGTCAAACCATAAACAATAGAGAATAGACCTATAATAAGTAAGGCAGATCCTGTATAATCCATTTTTTCATTTAATTTAATATTCGTTTCTTTTATATATTTTGTTGATAAAATATAACCTATAATAGCTAATGGAAGTGTAACGAAAAATATATATCTCCATGATGTGATGCTAACTATAATACCTCCTATGACCGGTCCTATTGTTGTTCCTAAGTATACTGAAAAGGACCATATACCAAACGCTCTACCTCTCATATTAGGGGGATATGTTTCTGTTATGATGGCACCTCCAACTGCTAATATAAATGCTGCACCAATTCCTTGAATTATTCTCCATAAATCTAATTCAAATCCATTGAATGATAAACCACTCATTAAAGTACCAATAATAAAAATTATGTAACCATTTGTAAAAAATTTTTTCTTACCTTTTATATCTGATAATCTTCCTATAGGTAAAAGCAACACAGTTAATGCTATAAGATATCCCAAGGGAACCCAAATAGTCTCTATATAGCTCATCTTTAAGCTTCTTGAAATAAATGGTAATGAAATGCTTACTATTGTGCTATCTAAAGGTGTTAATATTGCTGCAAATGATGTCGATATTGATACTATCCATAAATATTTCTTATCAATGTTCAAATTAAATCCCTTTATAATTTATCTTTACTAGAAAAATATAAGTGCTAACTAATTATAGATCATATATACTTTTTACCACTTTTGAATATTCAAAAATTAAAATTATGTGCGGCTTCCCATCATGTCATGCTATGCAATGAAGGTTTTACCCCTACGATAAATCTACTCCGCAAACCGTGAACGTTTGCATTCGGGCACAGGTTGCTCCCTTCCGGGCCTGGCCAGGTTCTCCCGATTAAGGTTGTAGGTATCTATCCTCCGATAGACCCTCAACCACTGCAAACTCCACGGCGCGGAGTTCATCTTATCATAGGGACCATTCATTACATAGCATGACATGATGGGATTACTGGTCCCGCATTACGCCTTCGGTTTTAAAGGGTGGCGAACCCTTCGACCCTACCCGCACAAATAATATTAACGATATTTTATAGTAAAAAATGTTATCCATATATAGCAAAAAAATATATATTGAAAAAAGAAATAATTAATGGGGATTAAATTGCCAAACATTGTTGAAACAAGAAAGCTTACAAAAATATATGGAAATGGGATTAAAGCTCTTGATGAACTAGATTTAAAATTGAATTCAAGAATATCTTGCATAATAGGAAGAAATGGCGCAGGAAAAACAACACTTGTAAAAATTCTTTCTACTCAATTGAGACAAACTTCGGGTGAAGCATTTGTAATGGGTTATGATGTAATAAAAGATAGGCACAAATTAAGAAAAATGATCTGTAGTATACCCCAAGAGTCTAAACCTGCTGGAATTTCATCCCCACTTGAGCATCTAGTTATGTATTTAACTGCAAGAGGTTTTCCAATAAGAGATTCATTTAATCTTGCAAAAATGGCTTTAAAGGAAGTAGGACTTGGAGATTTTATTGATACATCTACAGATGAATTATCTGGGGGAATGAAGAGAAAAGTTTTTGTTGCAATGGCATTAGCTTCACAAGCTGAAGTTATATTTCTAGATGAGCCAACTGTTGGATTAGATCCAATATCTAGACTAGAAGTATGGGGTGCAATAAGGCAGCTCAAAGGAAATGTAATTTTAACAACACATTATATGGAAGAAGCTCAGGCTTTATGTGATCAAATTGCTATAATCGATAAAGGAAAAACTATAAAGGTGGGAAATTTAGAAGAACTTATGGAGCCACTTAAAGGGAAAGTTAGGGTTGAAGGAATTGGTAATATATCAATAGGAGAGTTAAAAATATCATACGTTACACCTGAAGAAGCAAAGAAATTGATTAGTGAAGTTAAAATAAATGGAAGCAATAAAATTTCTATAAAACCAGTAAGCTTAGAAGATGTTTTAATTTTGAGTGGTGTTGAGATTGAGAACGAGTAAATTTAATTGGAGGTTTGTTTTGGCATTCATTTGGTTTTATGGTTATTCTTCTATAAAAAGAGGTTATTATTATGTTCTATCTTATTTAGCATTACCATTATCCCTTTTATTCTTTATATACATCGTTAGCAAAGGACATCTAGTTCAATATGCCATCTTAGGGGGGATAATATCTATAATAACTAGTAATGCTTTAACCGCAATAGGAGATACATCATTTTTCAAATTAGAATTAAAATTACAAGAGCTACTAATAGCAGCAGATGTTTCCCCAATAGAATATTTATTAGGTATTGGACTTGGAAACTTACTATATTCATTACCAGGATTATTTGTTTATTTTGTTTTAGGGTTTCTTTATAAGATATTTTCATTATCATTATTAGGTTTAACTATATTAACGCTTATTATTGTTATGGTTGCTGCAACAAGTTTAGCATATATGACAGGTAGCAGGGTTTCTCATATGAGGAATTCTTGGGGCGTTGGTAGTTTACTCTCAGTTATATTAACCATGTTACCTCCCTTATATTATCCATACACTTTTTTGCCAAAAATAGCACTTTATCCTCTTATTCTATCTCCAGCAACTCCAGCATCGATATTTTTACAAGATTTTATGACTAAAAGGATTATAAATTACTATTCATTTTTGATATTGCTTGCTGAAACTATAATATACTTGCTTTTGGCTTTAAAACTCGGGAAATGGGAGGAGTAAAAATGTGTAGATTATTTATAGCAAATGCTAAGGGAAGTTTTATAGAAAAATTGTATAATTCTTTAATGAATGCAGCTGGAAATGATATCTTTGCTAAAGGATTAACTCATGATACCGGTTGGGGTTATTATATTGCTAATAGTAACATTTCTAATTTTTATAAAAGTGGATCTCCCATATTTAAAGATAAAATTTCATTAAACATTGATGAAGATAAAAATTATCATGCAATATTTCACGCTAGGTTGGCAGCTAAAGGGCAACCAATAAGGGGTTTTATAGATTCTCACCCCTATTTAATACATAACAAGGATTCTTTACTAATATTAGCGCACAACGGAGTTGTTGATAAAGAAATTATATCAAAGGAATTAAATGTTGATTATAGGTTATATACAGACAGCGAAATACTAGGTTTGCTTTTATCTAAATTCGATGGAGATATAGATAAAATATTGTATGATGCAGATAAGTACATTAAAGAAATAGGGGCTTTTATAGGAACATTTAATGTTATTGCTATGAAGATTAAAAGAGATCAAGATAATATAAAAATATCATCAGCATGCATTTCTGATTATCCTGATAATAAAGAAGATAATTATAAAAAGATGGTAATATATAAAAATGGTGATAATATAGCTGCAATGTCGTCAACTGTTGCATACTATTATGGAATATTAGATGA includes:
- the rnhB gene encoding ribonuclease HII is translated as MVNRAKWIIGIDEAGRGSIIGELMVGSYAIRENDIDFLKEIGVKDSKMLTPNQRENLYEILIRKGLFSVIPIKPYDIDRNNINTLEEKAAIQNILNLKRQIGNIFEIKSIIIDKFGYLKLMPSKLKQLGFKGDLIVEPKADVNYPVVSAASIIAKVIRDRRIEILRKLYGVKGSGYPSDPETIDYVFSELKKGYKPLFIRYSWETLKGTEYYIKKSKRTSKSLQDFMK
- a CDS encoding metal-sulfur cluster assembly factor, giving the protein MSEQIKESKRPPNLEVSGDNELIRKVEDALKEVYDPEIPVNVYDLGLVYQIEAKYVNNKPKVMIVMTLTAIGCPVTGSILAYVEEAIKDRIPDIDDNIDIEVTFEPPWNPDMVSEEGRELLKEVYGYDVVEEWKKNMQNVQQGLQS
- a CDS encoding nicotinamide mononucleotide deamidase-related protein; the encoded protein is MIKNEVKAWILSIGNEILIGRITNTNATWLSKRLTFLGVKVTRIITVPDEIDDIIEELRRGLNNADLIITTGGLGPTYDDKTIDAVAKAVNKKLVLNPIAYNMIKAKFEKSNLPMTKEREKMAYLPEGGIPLNNSAGTAPGLFLEINNKIVISLPGVPKEMEAIFEEEVINKINKILPPISVIECGFKLEGVPESSIAPILEQVDKKFSNLYIKSHPKGIEVSKPILEIKVLVSDKNKEEARKKAEGALQIVKEEAKKLNGKISEEYC
- a CDS encoding MFS transporter, which encodes MNIDKKYLWIVSISTSFAAILTPLDSTIVSISLPFISRSLKMSYIETIWVPLGYLIALTVLLLPIGRLSDIKGKKKFFTNGYIIFIIGTLMSGLSFNGFELDLWRIIQGIGAAFILAVGGAIITETYPPNMRGRAFGIWSFSVYLGTTIGPVIGGIIVSITSWRYIFFVTLPLAIIGYILSTKYIKETNIKLNEKMDYTGSALLIIGLFSIVYGLTYGSFIGWNIYSILFSIFGLTVFGLFLAYEYKNSYKAILDVNLLKNNVMFTAGNLAALLNYTGYFYLSFFISFYMQIILIFSPLITSIALISLSLSMVILSPISGWLSDKIGSRLLATTGMLLIMVGLLLLIPLGLKATLFDVSLRMIIIGVGMGLFSSPNTSAVMGSVTKDKLGVASGSLNLMRFLGQSLSLAIASLIVASYIPKNVLSSIFTGVAITNYQISAQFFILGLRRLYLISSIIIAVGAVLSALRNKRKS
- a CDS encoding ATP-binding cassette domain-containing protein translates to MVETRKLTKIYGNGIKALDELDLKLNSRISCIIGRNGAGKTTLVKILSTQLRQTSGEAFVMGYDVIKDRHKLRKMICSIPQESKPAGISSPLEHLVMYLTARGFPIRDSFNLAKMALKEVGLGDFIDTSTDELSGGMKRKVFVAMALASQAEVIFLDEPTVGLDPISRLEVWGAIRQLKGNVILTTHYMEEAQALCDQIAIIDKGKTIKVGNLEELMEPLKGKVRVEGIGNISIGELKISYVTPEEAKKLISEVKINGSNKISIKPVSLEDVLILSGVEIENE
- a CDS encoding ABC transporter permease, with the protein product MLRLRTSKFNWRFVLAFIWFYGYSSIKRGYYYVLSYLALPLSLLFFIYIVSKGHLVQYAILGGIISIITSNALTAIGDTSFFKLELKLQELLIAADVSPIEYLLGIGLGNLLYSLPGLFVYFVLGFLYKIFSLSLLGLTILTLIIVMVAATSLAYMTGSRVSHMRNSWGVGSLLSVILTMLPPLYYPYTFLPKIALYPLILSPATPASIFLQDFMTKRIINYYSFLILLAETIIYLLLALKLGKWEE
- a CDS encoding class II glutamine amidotransferase; the protein is MCRLFIANAKGSFIEKLYNSLMNAAGNDIFAKGLTHDTGWGYYIANSNISNFYKSGSPIFKDKISLNIDEDKNYHAIFHARLAAKGQPIRGFIDSHPYLIHNKDSLLILAHNGVVDKEIISKELNVDYRLYTDSEILGLLLSKFDGDIDKILYDADKYIKEIGAFIGTFNVIAMKIKRDQDNIKISSACISDYPDNKEDNYKKMVIYKNGDNIAAMSSTVAYYYGILDENGNIIDKNSMICEKGISYKI